A genomic window from Syntrophales bacterium includes:
- a CDS encoding class I SAM-dependent RNA methyltransferase: MVSADWVKRPGREKRKAAAYQYQKDCRYFAMVADGLKEAGAEELIELGAEDVRPEFSGIYFRADKSTLYRINYLTRLLSRCLAPLISYDCHDTDTLYHKAKQIEWEDFFAEGNTFAVSGNVSDSAISHSKYAALRLKDAVADYFKEKTGQRPDVSVRNPDILLNLHIRHDKAVISLDTSGGALHRRGYREETVSAPMQETVAAAIIRFSEWDGSVPLYDPLCGSGTLLCEALMRYSNIPAGVFRDRFGFEFLPDFDGAVWKQVKKEADGHIRELPKGLIAGSDVSAEAVSTARTNLMGLHYGNNVSVERADFRELPALEGHVIVTNPPYGIRMGGDENLEVFYKNFGDFLKQKCKGSAAFVYFGEREYIKKIGLKVSWKKPIKAGGLDGRLVKYEMY, from the coding sequence ATGGTATCAGCCGATTGGGTCAAACGCCCTGGAAGAGAAAAGCGGAAAGCGGCGGCATATCAGTATCAGAAGGATTGCCGTTATTTTGCCATGGTAGCCGACGGCTTAAAAGAAGCCGGCGCGGAGGAACTAATTGAACTCGGCGCCGAAGATGTCAGGCCGGAATTCAGCGGAATTTATTTCAGGGCGGACAAATCAACCCTGTATCGAATTAATTATCTGACCAGGCTTCTTTCACGGTGCCTTGCGCCGTTAATATCATACGATTGTCATGATACCGATACGCTGTATCATAAGGCCAAACAGATCGAGTGGGAAGATTTTTTTGCGGAAGGCAATACCTTTGCCGTATCGGGGAATGTTTCCGACAGCGCGATTTCGCATTCAAAGTACGCTGCCCTCCGCCTTAAAGATGCGGTTGCAGACTATTTCAAAGAAAAAACCGGTCAGCGTCCGGATGTGTCGGTAAGGAATCCGGATATCTTGCTGAACCTTCATATCAGGCACGATAAGGCGGTAATAAGCCTCGACACTTCAGGCGGCGCGCTTCACCGTAGAGGATACAGAGAGGAGACCGTTTCGGCGCCGATGCAGGAAACCGTCGCCGCCGCGATTATCCGATTCAGCGAATGGGACGGTTCTGTTCCGTTATATGATCCTTTGTGCGGTTCGGGAACCCTTTTGTGTGAAGCGCTCATGCGGTATAGCAATATTCCTGCGGGTGTTTTCAGGGATCGATTCGGTTTTGAATTTCTGCCCGACTTTGACGGCGCTGTCTGGAAGCAGGTAAAAAAAGAGGCCGACGGACACATCCGGGAACTGCCGAAAGGGCTGATTGCGGGCAGTGATGTGTCCGCGGAGGCTGTCAGCACGGCGCGGACAAACCTGATGGGGCTCCATTACGGAAATAACGTAAGTGTTGAAAGGGCGGACTTCAGAGAGCTGCCCGCCCTTGAAGGGCATGTAATTGTAACCAATCCGCCTTATGGTATTCGGATGGGAGGAGACGAGAACCTTGAAGTGTTTTATAAAAATTTCGGCGATTTTCTGAAACAGAAATGCAAAGGCTCGGCCGCTTTTGTTTATTTCGGAGAACGGGAGTATATCAAAAAAATCGGGCTGAAAGTATCATGGAAAAAACCGATCAAGGCCGGCGGGCTTGACGGCAGGCTGGTTAAATACGAGATGTACTGA